The window aaggagccttcaaggaggctctaactttttatgaataaggctgtaaatgtATTCCGTTCACTGAAATCACGTGATTAAAACACAAAAAGCTACAAAACAGTGTATTTAAATtggaaaaaaacaaacatcaaTTGACATATTTCAGCTCTATAAAATCACTTTCAACCGGCAGCGGACTTTTGACAAAAGGCCAAAGCACCGCCCAGTACCATCTCGTGCCGAGTACATTCACAGTATAAGTCATCCAATGCCTTCGCTCATATTCCGTACTTTTCATAATATTCTTGACATGGAACACCAACAATCCAATAGAGCACGGCAACATAACAATGTTCACAATGGCACAGAGAACAAGAAGATCTTCATCGCGTATTCCTGGAAGCTTTAGGTAAGGAAAGAAAACTAACGGCGCGAGGGCGTAGCCATAGCGATCGTAATTCGCTGCTAttgtaaaatagtaatagtatatagtatacAGCATGGAGGCAGTTAAGTGTGCTAAAAAACAGATAAAATATCGGTAATTCCGACGTCCCGTGAGATGAGAAAGAAAGTTATGTCTGTGGTTCTCTATTCTTTGCCCGTAGATTTCGCAGTCTTCTCGCTTGAAGTAAGAGTGGACTGACGAATCAGTGAGTATGCTGAGAAGCATGTTACCAAACACGTTTGTGAAGAAATAAGATCCTATTACTATGTCAAAGAAGTTAAGTTTTAACATTATGATCTGGAAGATGAAGTATCCGGGTGCGACTATGACGGTCAGCACAAAACAGTGGACTTTTTCGACTATGAGCGGTACATGTCTGCGTTTTTTACGTATTGTATTCATTTTGTAACACTATTATTATGATTTGGATCGCGTGATGCTGTCAATAAAGGACAGTCATagagtaaattaaaaagtaaatgcTATCTAGTAATAGTACCTGCAAGAAGTTTTATTCTTAGACATAGTCTTGTCACTTTTTCTACAGAAAGGATGAATAGCAATTTTAATCTTTTTCACGACGGTTTAGGACCACAGTGTGTGAAActtaaattacatacaaaattgacaATACCTTTAGCCGCTTGACGTCCTTTTCTACGGCGCTGATGCGGTAGAGGCCCCGCTCGGCGAGGCCCCTTTTCTCGACCTCGTTGACGCAGTGCACCAGCAGCGCCGGCACCATCGGCGGCGTGCTCGGCGCAAAGTCCGCGATGCTGCCCTCCTGGAAAGACATCGCACATCAGAGATTTGACATCACGGTCGAATTTACGAATTACAACCACATTACAACCCTTTAAGCGGCACTCCGGGTGGCCTGGGCGCGGCACGTCTCGCACTGTGTGTTACCTGCGCGTTGTTGTTGCGTCGCGCGGCGGGCCCGGGCGGCACGCACGGCAGCGGCAGCAGCGCGCGGCACTCCGGGTGGCCTGGGCGCGGCACGTCTCGCACTGTGTGTTACCTGCGCGTTGTTGTTGCGTCGCGCGGCGGGCCCGGGCGGCACGCACGGCAGCGGCAGCAGCGCGCGGCACTCCGGGTGGCCTGGGCGCGGCACGTCTCGCACTGTGTGTTACCTGCGCGTTGTTGTTGCGTCGCGCGGCGGGCCCGGGCGGCACGCACGGCAGCGGCAGCAGCGCGCGGCACTCCGGGTGGCCTGGGCGCGGCACGTCTCGCACTGTGTGTTACCTGCGCGTTGTTGTTGCGTCGCGCGGCGGGCCCGGGCGGCACGCACGGCAGCGGCAGCAGCGCGCGGCACTCCGGGTGGCCTGGGCGCGGCACGTCTCGCACTGTGTGTTACCTGTGCGTTGTTGTTGCGTCGCGCGGCGGGCCCGGGCGGCACGCACGGCAGCGGCAGCAGCGCGCGGCACTCCGGGTGCGCCTGGGCGCGGCACGTCTCGCACTTTATGCCGACCTTCGCGAACTTTATGCTGGAACCAGAGTTGTCATTTACTGGCCGATGGATTTCAGGATTAGAAAACAGATAGATGCTATCGAACTACATCATAGAAGAAACAAAAGGTTATATCATAAGTCCCGGTTTGCAAAGAAACCAGTGTCGTCAAAAATACTCACACATATATTCAGTCAGACACACGAACACGTGTGAGTACTAATCAGTtccaaatattaattattatgatcAGTTGAAGATTGaaactagggttgtaacggaacttcgcctccgcctctgttactgcggaagttccgcaagaaatcgtatcttcgcctccgcaattttttttgcggagttataaccgaggtttatttctcatttcgggtgggggcgggcgtatgtcaaataaataacacaCGACAAGAATCAACCTGTCTCGTTACTTGGACGTCTAACGCCTCCGTTACAACTCTAATAGAAACATGCGTCGGACGACGTGGCGCGGCGTCGCGTTTTAGTAGTATGTTTCCGCCTATACTCACGTCTTCCCGCAGGGTCCGCAGGTCTCCCGTTTATAGAAATTCTTGGCGACAAAGTTGTGTTGTCTCGGTCTAGCCCGCGGCGAGCCGCCATAAGCCGCGGAGATGACAGATGGCGTACGCTGCACCACCCGTATCGGGGTATCAGAGTTGGTGTCCGTATCTGTGTATTAGCAAACACGAGGCTATAGGTAGAGCCATTCACGATGacacgtgccgtggttcttattacaatgtcattaatgtctaattttgacaaaatcacgcgtcttcgtggatggcactaggtataagggcctacgctacgtagctgacgcggtttgcacgaagcgggtggacgcctgttgaacaatagtatcattatcatgtcagccgaaagacgtccactgctggacaataggcctcccccaaggctctccactcggaccggtcttgtgctttccgcatccaacacgatcccgcgatcttaaccaggtcgtcgctccatcttgttgaacAATAGCAGCGCTAACTTGCCCACACAATTACCCACGCCAGCTAGCTAGGCCCAAATAGACTAGTTTAGtcataaaattcaaataaaaaacggaaacataatacaaataaaatatgaagGTACTCGAGCTGAGCGCAAATATGACGAACCTGATCGCAGTTATTACTCATAACAtaggtgaaattaaataatttggtGTCTCTTGGTATGCACTGCTCGGCATTacgatttttaataaaaattgataATGGTTAATTTTTAGATATTGTTATTAACGGCTTTgttattgtttataaaatttattttacaaaggaccaaaaataataattatttttgctcCTTTGATTAAATAATGCCGCCTTCTgactttatattatttaatacgagagtgagaaggacggtaggatacgaacttcgattatcgaatttcgtagtagccccccagtagCTATTTCAATTTGATTACCAGACCGCGGCGGCGCAGAAGGCGTGTGTTCCTCTTTCACTCGCTTGTTGGAGAGGCGAGCCGAAGATTTAGATGGCGGCGGTGCTTCGTCGCTGCTCTCCGATATCGGTTGCTGCAAACAGGTTGCTTTATTAACCCCTGGTATGCCTAGGACCTTGCCAAAATAGATGTTGTGCTTTAAAACAGATGAGGATGAgacgtagtattttttttagttgccGCATAGGAGTTATGCATTGTAAAAACCAGTCaaagggcgttttcaaaaaaagtaccctttctttttctttaatttttggaaaaatatggtttttcctactcagaatcaagagtacaatcgatttcgataatttaaaaaaattacccaaaaaaaatggcagttttgcgacgtttttttcatacatacagtATGGGCGTAACaaaactcataaaattttgtatgaaaaaatggggacattttttttaaccgatCGAAATCGATtttgctcttgattctgaaaaggacaaaatcatattatttccaatatttaaaaaaaacaaagggtacccttttttttaaacgcccaATGTCTAATAAGGAAAGGTCCAACTGCCCGGCTTCGATTTGATctattttgatatacttattctAGTcgagtagtctaaaataacagACACGGTATTATTTTGTTGCCCGATCTCAATCTATTGGAAGAAGTGGGTTAGTTTCCTTAAAGTTTACTTCTGACTAGAAGTCAAGTTTAGATACGCCCTTACCATACTTTGACCGCGCCGAAGAGACAACTCCGAAATGAATGAGCTCACTCATTTAGAATCACGACAGAGAAAGTAGTGCTTCCTTCTCTCTGTGCTTctgttgcctggaagagatcgctcttaagcgataaggccgttGCTTACCTTgttattttctctctgtgtacgtTTTttatgtatcgcttactatttctggtgtacaataaagagttattgtattgtagtgttTGTAATTACCGtaagacagaaagagatggcacTACTTTCTCAGTACCGCCGCAGCGTCTGTTACTACACTTTGTCGCTGCGAAGACATCTAAACTTGTAAATCTTTGCAGTGGCTATGAAGAATAGTACTTACGAAATTCTTAGGCGGTTTCATGTCATGGTTGGTAGTGGCGCGTTCCAGGGTGAGGGTGGTAGTCGCTGTGGCCAGTACTTTACCACCTTGCAGTTCCACTGTCTGTGGGCGAAGACTGGCAGGTAAatagaagatttttttaatttttttttattgtgagaggaTGGCAAACAAGAATGCAGGTCATCTGTTGAGAAATGGTCACTACAGTCCATAAATACCAATAACTCAAAGAGAGTACGCAATCCACATTTAATAACTCCATTGTCATTGTTAACGCATTggctgccaccgacgcacatatgcgttttcgttTTCACAAATTTTGAACGCAaacgtgcgtcggtggcacctgtggaagacaggtggcagtgaatgcgataAAGggcaaataaaatgtacaaaTTTGGCGAGTAACATTGATGTgacaaatagtttattttagacacatttttaaccttcttttgtttgctaaatatgtgtgaattaaaaacttCATGAATTAAGAACCTTCAGTTTTACTGCACATACTTAATTACCTTatttcttaggggctgtttcaccatccattgattagcgttaaccgacggttaaatgtgatgcagtctccgtctatttgaacaaaacaagcTTAACGGtaaaggaaacatcgtgaggaaacctgcacatacctacAAAGCAAatcaatggagtgtgtgaagttcacaatccgcaccggacccgcgtgggaactatggcgcAACCCctttcattctaagaggaggcctgtgcccagcagtgggacgtatataggctgggaggaTGATGTTAACCTTAGTGTTGGAGCTGGTGGAGGAGCGTCGTTTCTTGGTGGCGGGCTGGTCGCGCGCCGCCCAGCCGCCGCGCTGCACCCACGACCGCCGCGTCGACGCCACCGACAGGTCCAGGTCTTCCTCAGAACGGGAGTAAGACATCTCGGATAGTAGAGTACCTGCACACATTCAGAGCCTTACTAGCTGATGCCCGCAACTCAGTCTGCAAacaattcatttatcgctatcccacaaACAATTTTCAAGCCTTAgacatgcaaaaaaaaagttaacaaaaGAGAAATCTACGAATAAAAGTGAAGGAAACGAAGAAGTGAtcaaatacattaaaatttgtatatTCATGTGATGTTACTTGTTGTCCGATTAAAGGCATATACATGTCATCACCCACGGCACCACGCGTCCGTAATTCATTCAGGTTGTTCTGCGATTTTGCTAAATTTTCAAAGGAATTCCCAGTCTACATCGTGGATATCGTggtacaaataaatcattcattcatttggatttcattaaagtttacaaataaaatacccgCGCCAAATTTCACGACTCTAACTAGCgtttgaaatttcgggattttggAATTTAGTAAGACGTTTTTTCTTGCATTTATGTTTTATATCATtcaatagaaattaaaaattagctaTAATTTTTATGGATGGGCGGAAATTAGTTTTACATTCGgtttaaccgaatttcggcaAGCTTAAGTCGAACTTTTTCGGCCTTTTTCGGTTtaaatgccgaacattcggcactAGAAATAAAGAACCTACTTACTTGTACAAATTCGACTGAAATGCATGTCATATCttgattacatttttttttaatgatttggcgcatttttttgttaataaacaaacaaatagaacatatatacaataattaaacaaaaataaataaaaatagaactaatactaacttactctaatcctaaaaatctatattaaaaaattattacagttggaaaattgaattgaattataaaatactagcttatgcccgcgactacgtctgcgcagatctaggttatcgcgcggtggcgccctctaccggaataaaaggtatcctatgttaatccttggggttcaaactacctatataccaaatttcatcaaaatcggttcagtggtttcgacgtgaaagggtaacagacagacagacagacagacagagttactttcgcatttataatattagtagggatataTTTTGGTAACAACTTTAACAGACTAAACATTAAGGTCATTAAAAAACTgaaagtatgtacctatttttaatcattaaaaagTGTATTTAACAATCAAATTTAACGATCTCCTCTTATCTATCTACTCATATTCAAAATTTATTAGAGGCAGGTTATTAATAAAACGAAATTCGgccgaattttttatttttaccgaattTTCGGCTGAAGTTCGTATTCGGTTCAAACCAcaatcatttattaattttatttaaattgctcACCAGTAGAGTTAAGTTCCGGTACACCAGTTAATCTGGCGTTGTGCTCTTGATGAGCAGTTCCATTGAGAAAGGCCAACTTCTGCAGGGTCTCATCGTTCAGCTTAGCCCGGTTATCATTGAAGAGCAGATCCCTGGCCATGTCTAGAAGCTTGCTCTGTAACGGAAGCATGAACATAAAGTATTTAcagcttgtacagtcaccagcacccatatctgacactacaaagtgcataaatatctgatacaattttatttctagggccagtgtcagatatttttgcatgctacactgtggcagatattaatgcaagtgactgtactggaaaaccatttaaaaatatcagaaaattttacagtttcagcaggaaaaaaaattatgactaacaaaacTTTGGCAAACATTACATCataactttcaaaaattatgcgaccCAGATATAGATACATCCATTATTTTATACTACTACtattatactatactatacttatactactaatattacaaatacgaaagtttgcAAGTGTTTGAGTCAATTCCCTACTAGTATTGCAATGCAACTTACCAGTTCACTGTATTTCTTCATAACAATATTCCGCTCTCTCTTCTCCCCATCAAGCAGCTTCCTTACATGAGAGAACTTGGCCTCCCATTTAGAAAGGGTCCTCAGAGCTTCATCCAGCTCAGTCTGCAGCCGGACTGCCTCGGCCTCAGCTGATGCCCATTGGGACCTCACCCATTCCATTTGCTTTACAAATGCTAAGAAACCTGGGAAGAGTTTGAAAGAAGACATTGACTTAGAGATGGGACCGTTACTAGCTAAAATTATGATG of the Choristoneura fumiferana chromosome 17, NRCan_CFum_1, whole genome shotgun sequence genome contains:
- the tum gene encoding rac GTPase activating protein tumbleweed, which gives rise to MSSASSDVDQRLALSMVAQFDDINRLNNVLNDEYSEQCFLAFVKQMEWVRSQWASAEAEAVRLQTELDEALRTLSKWEAKFSHVRKLLDGEKRERNIVMKKYSELSKLLDMARDLLFNDNRAKLNDETLQKLAFLNGTAHQEHNARLTGVPELNSTGTLLSEMSYSRSEEDLDLSVASTRRSWVQRGGWAARDQPATKKRRSSTSSNTKTVELQGGKVLATATTTLTLERATTNHDMKPPKNFQPISESSDEAPPPSKSSARLSNKRVKEEHTPSAPPRSDTDTNSDTPIRVVQRTPSVISAAYGGSPRARPRQHNFVAKNFYKRETCGPCGKTIKFAKVGIKCETCRAQAHPECRALLPLPCVPPGPAARRNNNAQEGSIADFAPSTPPMVPALLVHCVNEVEKRGLAERGLYRISAVEKDVKRLKERFLRGCGSPQLSNEDIHVLCGCIKDFLRSLREPLVSNALWADFMEAARMSEPNDATAAIVQAVSQLPPPNRDTLAFLVLHLHKVAESPDCEMGIDNLAKIFGPTVVGFGMMTQAAEMYTATAQMVNVMQLLLRLPSDYWAQWAFPNDAASPLSASRPRGFFFSPADTGVSRKKRSYFQ